A part of Arthrobacter dokdonellae genomic DNA contains:
- a CDS encoding PTS sugar transporter subunit IIA, whose translation MTNGLLERYDAELTNPGLVILELVADSKEDAAAQLAARLFEQGRVSDLAGFLRHVNAREHQMATGLPGGIGVPHARSDYVTQTSIAVGVTKFGHSLDFGAVDGPATVVLLIATPASSFSEHLEVLATLARSLFKENFRESLRRAHDKEVIAELINSTLVFFDH comes from the coding sequence ATGACAAACGGCTTGCTGGAGCGGTACGACGCCGAACTGACCAACCCCGGCCTTGTGATTTTGGAACTTGTGGCCGATTCCAAGGAAGATGCCGCCGCCCAGCTGGCCGCGAGACTCTTTGAACAGGGCAGGGTCAGCGACCTCGCGGGCTTCCTGCGCCACGTCAACGCCCGCGAGCACCAGATGGCCACCGGCCTGCCGGGCGGCATTGGCGTGCCGCACGCCCGCAGCGACTACGTCACGCAGACGTCCATCGCCGTCGGGGTCACCAAGTTCGGCCACAGCCTGGACTTCGGCGCCGTGGACGGCCCCGCCACAGTGGTCCTGCTCATCGCCACCCCGGCCAGCTCGTTCTCCGAGCACCTGGAGGTCCTGGCCACCCTGGCGCGCAGCCTCTTCAAGGAGAACTTCCGCGAATCCCTGCGCCGCGCCCACGATAAAGAGGTCATCGCCGAGCTGATCAACTCCACCCTGGTTTTCTTTGACCACTAG